The Acidobacteriota bacterium genome includes the window CGCAGCGTCCCGGGCGGCGTGGCGTGGCGATTCGACCGGGCGGTCGTCGAGGCACTGCTGGAAGACGACCGCCGCGGCGATTTCTGGCCGGTGGTCGAGGATCCGCCGCCCGGCGTGGAGCTGCAGCTGGTGCGCGCGGGGCGCAGCGCGTTCTGGACGGAGGCCTGTGTCGAGCGGCTCGCGCGCGCGGCGCGGCACCCGCGCGTGAGCGTGACGGTGATCGCGGAGGCGGGACACTGGCTGCACGTCGACGCGCCGGAGGCGCTCGCGGAACTGCTCGAGCGCGCGCTGTTGGAAAATCGTTCCCGCCGAGCCGCTCCCGGGAGCGATCGAGACCAGGAGGAACCGCGATGAGCGATCGGACCGACGGCGGAGGGTGGCGCTCGGGCCGCCCGCCGGAGCCCCCGGGAGCACGGCGCGAGCCGCTCCCGTTCGCGCAGCCGAAGCCGCACCATGAGGATCCGGACGCCCCGGAGCGGGTGCGGCGGCTGATGGAAAGCCCGAGCTATCGACGCGCCGATCTCGATCCGGACTTCCTCCAGCGTGACGAGCTGCGGCCGACGCGCCTGCAGCTCGAGTTCTTGAAGCCGGAGCTGGCGCTGATCGAGCACGGGATCCGCGCGACGATCGTCGTCTTCGGCGGCACGCGGATCGTGGAGCCCGAAGCGGCCGCAAAACGGCTCGCCGAGGCGCGTGCGGCCGCCGAAGCGAACCCCGGCGATCCCGAACTCGCCCGCCGCGCCGCCGTCTGCGAGCGGATCGCGGCCAAGTCCCACTACTACGAGGTCGCGCGCGAGTTCTCGCGCATCGTCGGCCGAGCGGGACAGGGCCCGGGCGACTGCCGCCTGGTCGTGATGACGGGAGGGGGGCCCGGGATCATGGAGGCGGGTAACCGCGGTGCCTACGACGTCGGCGCGAAGTCGATCGGCCTCAACATCAACCTGCCGCACGAGCAGTATCCGAACCCCTACATCACCCCCGAGCTCTGCTTCCAGTTCCGCTACTTCGCCCTCCGCAAGATGCACTTCCTCAAGCGCGCGCGGGCGCTCGTGGCTTTCCCGGGCGGTTACGGGACGTTCGACGAGCTGTTCGAGACGCTCTGCCTGATCCAGACGCGCACGATCGAGCCGGTGCCGGTCGTGCTCGTCGGCGAGAGCTTCTGGCGCCGCGCCTTCGACGCCGAGTTCCTCGCGGCGGAGGGGGTGATCGACCCGGAGGACACCGAGATCTTCTGGTTCGCGGAGACCGCCGAGGAGATCTGGAGAACGATCCTCGAATGGTACCGGCGCGCCGGCCGGTCGATCTTCGACGACGAGGGCGCGTAGGCCGGCCGGTTCAGCCCGCGCTCGGCCCGATCATCCGCTCCGGCCTCACGTGCCGGTCGAACTCCTCCTCCGTGAGGAGGCCGAGGGCGACCGCGGCCTCCTTGAGGCTGATCCCCTCGGCGTAGGCCTTCTTGGCCACCTTCGCCGCGTTGTCGTACCCGATCACCGGATTCAGGGCGGTCACGAGCATCAGCGTCCGCTCGACCAGCTGCGCGATCCTCTCCCGGTTGGGCTCGATCCCGGCCACGCAGCGGTCGGTGAACGACCGCGCCGCGTCGGCGAGGAGCCGGGCCGACTCGAGAACGTTCCTCGCGATCACCGGCTTGAACACGTTCAACTGGAGGTGGCCGTTCATCCCGGCGATGTTGACGGCGACGTCGTTCCCCATGACTTGGGCGCAGACCATCGTCAGCGCCTCGGCCTGAGTGGGGTTGACCTTTCCCGGCATGATCGACGATCCGGGCTCGTTCGCCGGGAGGATCAGTTCTCCCAGCCCGCAGCGCGGCCCCGACCCGAGAAGCCGGATGTCGCTCGCGATCTTGAACAGGGCCGCGGCCGCCGTCTTGTACGCGCCGTGGAGGGAGACGAGCGGATCGTGCGAGGCGAGCGCTGCGAACTTGTTCGGCGCCGAAACGAACGGAAGCCCGGTCAGCTCGGCGATCCGCGCCGCGAAGCGGTCGGCGAACTCCGGGTGCGTGTTGAGCCCGGTCCCCACCGCGGTCCCGCCCTGGGCCAGTTCGTACACGGGCGCGAGGGCGGACCGGATGCGATCCATCGCGTGGCGCACCTGCGCGGCCCAACCGCTGAACTCCTGTCCCAACGTGAGCGGGGTGGCATCCATCAGATGCGTCCGGCCGCACTTGATGATCCCGGAGAAGGCGGAGGACTTCTCCTCGAGCGCGTCGAGCAGGTGCTGCAGGGCGGGGATCAGGCGGTGGACCGTCTCCTCCGCCGCCGCGATGTGCATCGCCGTCGGAAAGGTGTCGTTCGAGCTCTGCGCCTTGTTGACGTCGTCGTTCGGGTGGACCGGGCTCTTGCTGCCGATCTTGCCGCCGAGCAGCTCGATCGCGCGGTTCGCGATCACCTCGTTGGCGTTCATGTTCGATTGCGTGCCCGATCCGGTCTGCCAGACGACGAGCGGGAAGTGATCGTCGAGCTTGCCGTCGATCACCTCCTGCGCCGCGCGCCGGATCGCTTCCGCCTTCCGCGCGTCGAGGAGGCCGAGCTGCTCGTTCACGGTGGCCGCCGCGTGCTTGATCAGCCCGAGCGCCCGGATGATGGGGCGCGGCATCCGCTGGTCGCCGATCGGGAAGTTCATCTTGGAGCGCTGCGTCTGCGCACCCCAGTAGCGGTCGGCGGGCACCTCCACCTCGCCCAGGCTGTCGGTTTCGATCCGGACCGCTGTCTCGCTCATGTCTCGACCTCCGCGTTGGGCGGCGCGTGACGCGTCCCCGGAAGGGCACGATTGTACGCTCCGGACCGCGCGCCGCCGGTTCGGGTTAGCATTTCGCCCGCGCGCGTAAGCCCACGCCGGCACGGCGGGCGCGGTCCGGAGGCCGAACGGAGATGCTTCGCTACCTCACCGCCGGGGAGTCCCACGGCCCGATGCTCGTCGGGGTGCTGGACGGTCTCCCCGCCGGTTTGCCCCTCCAGGCGCGCGATCTGCTTCCGCGGCTCCGCCGGCGCCAGGGCGGCTACGGACGGGGCAAGAGGATGACGATCGAGTCGGACGAGCCGAAGATCGTCGCCGGGCTGTGGAAGGGACGGACCACCGGCGCGCCGATCGCGATCCTGATCGAGAACCGGTCCAACCGGCAGGGGCGGACCCGCGTCCGGCGGACCGTGCCGAGGCCCGGCCACGCCGATCTCGCCGGCGTGCTCAAGTACGGCTTCGACGACATCAATCCCGTCATCGAGCGGGCCAGCGCCAGGGAGACGGCGATGCGGACCGCTCTGGGGGCCGTCGCGTGCCGGTTCCTCGAGCGGCTGGGAGTCCGTC containing:
- a CDS encoding LOG family protein, which codes for MSDRTDGGGWRSGRPPEPPGARREPLPFAQPKPHHEDPDAPERVRRLMESPSYRRADLDPDFLQRDELRPTRLQLEFLKPELALIEHGIRATIVVFGGTRIVEPEAAAKRLAEARAAAEANPGDPELARRAAVCERIAAKSHYYEVAREFSRIVGRAGQGPGDCRLVVMTGGGPGIMEAGNRGAYDVGAKSIGLNINLPHEQYPNPYITPELCFQFRYFALRKMHFLKRARALVAFPGGYGTFDELFETLCLIQTRTIEPVPVVLVGESFWRRAFDAEFLAAEGVIDPEDTEIFWFAETAEEIWRTILEWYRRAGRSIFDDEGA
- the fumC gene encoding class II fumarate hydratase, coding for MSETAVRIETDSLGEVEVPADRYWGAQTQRSKMNFPIGDQRMPRPIIRALGLIKHAAATVNEQLGLLDARKAEAIRRAAQEVIDGKLDDHFPLVVWQTGSGTQSNMNANEVIANRAIELLGGKIGSKSPVHPNDDVNKAQSSNDTFPTAMHIAAAEETVHRLIPALQHLLDALEEKSSAFSGIIKCGRTHLMDATPLTLGQEFSGWAAQVRHAMDRIRSALAPVYELAQGGTAVGTGLNTHPEFADRFAARIAELTGLPFVSAPNKFAALASHDPLVSLHGAYKTAAAALFKIASDIRLLGSGPRCGLGELILPANEPGSSIMPGKVNPTQAEALTMVCAQVMGNDVAVNIAGMNGHLQLNVFKPVIARNVLESARLLADAARSFTDRCVAGIEPNRERIAQLVERTLMLVTALNPVIGYDNAAKVAKKAYAEGISLKEAAVALGLLTEEEFDRHVRPERMIGPSAG